A stretch of the Desulfatirhabdium butyrativorans DSM 18734 genome encodes the following:
- the dxs gene encoding 1-deoxy-D-xylulose-5-phosphate synthase, whose amino-acid sequence MGLLETIQSPKDLKQLPRKQLPGLAAEIRSRIIDVVSKTGGHLASSLGAVELAIALHYVFDVPRDKIVWDVGHQSYAHKLLTGRQRRFDTLRQYKGLSGFTRMSESPCDAFTTGHSSTSISSALGMACFRRIAKRDGDVIAVIGDGSLTAGLAYEGLNQAGDIHKNLIVILNDNDMSIDHNVGALSSFLSRKFSAKMLQDLRREFGEFLKSLPGIGDDIYQFAKRTEESFKSFVTPGMLFEAFNFEYFGPINGHHIGHLIDILENIQHMSEPVLLHVTTVKGKGYPPAERNPIFFHGVGCFDAASGECYPASSTVPSYTEVFGETLVELAKTHPKIVAVTAAMPEGTGLTHFAELFPDRFFDVGIAEQHGVTFAAGMATEGAKPVVAIYSTFLQRAYDQIVHDVCIEALPVVFALDRGGIVGEDGPTHHGLFDLSYLRVIPNMVVMAPSNENELARMLCTAIHHDGPSALRYPRGKGVGVAIERPLSPIPVGKAELLSEGSDVLLIGIGRPVNECLAAVQELQKEGVSVALIDARFVKPLDAELICEWTRRTPWIVTVEENALQGGFGSAILELLCDRQIPFRRVIRLGIEDHFVEHGPQPILREQEGIDSKAIEHAVRTLLQNRKSE is encoded by the coding sequence ATGGGTCTGCTCGAAACCATCCAATCCCCGAAAGATCTCAAACAACTGCCCAGAAAACAACTCCCGGGGCTTGCCGCAGAGATCCGAAGCCGCATCATCGATGTGGTCTCCAAAACCGGAGGGCACCTTGCATCGAGCCTGGGTGCCGTAGAATTGGCCATCGCCCTTCATTACGTCTTCGATGTTCCCCGCGATAAAATCGTCTGGGATGTCGGTCATCAATCCTATGCCCACAAGCTGCTGACCGGCAGGCAACGTCGGTTCGATACCCTACGTCAGTATAAGGGGCTCTCCGGTTTTACCCGCATGAGTGAAAGCCCTTGCGATGCCTTCACGACAGGCCACAGCAGCACGTCGATTTCATCTGCTCTGGGAATGGCCTGTTTCAGGCGCATCGCCAAAAGGGATGGCGATGTGATCGCCGTCATCGGAGACGGATCTCTCACCGCAGGTCTTGCCTATGAAGGGCTCAATCAGGCAGGCGACATTCACAAGAACCTCATCGTCATCCTGAATGATAACGACATGTCGATCGATCACAACGTCGGCGCCTTGTCAAGCTTTCTGAGCCGCAAATTCTCAGCAAAAATGCTCCAGGATCTGCGAAGGGAATTTGGAGAATTTCTGAAATCCCTCCCCGGCATAGGCGACGATATTTACCAGTTCGCCAAACGCACCGAAGAATCCTTCAAATCCTTCGTCACGCCAGGAATGCTCTTCGAAGCCTTCAATTTCGAGTATTTCGGCCCCATCAACGGGCACCATATCGGTCATTTGATCGACATTCTCGAAAACATCCAGCACATGAGCGAACCCGTTTTGCTGCATGTGACGACAGTCAAAGGAAAAGGGTATCCACCGGCAGAGCGCAATCCGATCTTCTTCCACGGTGTGGGCTGCTTCGATGCGGCATCAGGGGAATGCTATCCAGCCTCATCCACTGTTCCCAGTTATACCGAAGTGTTTGGTGAAACCCTGGTGGAACTGGCCAAAACCCATCCGAAGATCGTCGCCGTGACGGCAGCCATGCCGGAAGGAACCGGATTGACGCATTTTGCTGAGCTTTTCCCGGATCGGTTCTTCGATGTCGGCATCGCCGAGCAGCATGGGGTTACGTTCGCGGCCGGCATGGCTACCGAAGGTGCAAAACCCGTGGTTGCCATTTATTCAACCTTTCTGCAGCGGGCCTACGATCAAATCGTACACGATGTGTGCATAGAAGCCCTTCCTGTGGTGTTTGCACTGGACCGTGGCGGTATCGTCGGCGAAGACGGCCCAACCCATCATGGGCTTTTCGATCTGTCCTATCTGCGCGTTATCCCCAACATGGTCGTCATGGCGCCCAGCAACGAAAATGAGCTGGCCAGAATGCTCTGTACAGCCATCCATCATGACGGTCCCTCGGCACTACGGTATCCCCGGGGAAAAGGTGTTGGGGTTGCAATCGAAAGACCTCTCTCTCCCATTCCTGTTGGTAAAGCAGAATTGCTTTCGGAAGGAAGCGATGTCCTGCTCATCGGCATCGGACGACCCGTCAACGAGTGTCTTGCAGCGGTACAGGAACTCCAAAAGGAAGGCGTCTCTGTCGCCCTGATCGATGCCCGCTTTGTCAAACCCCTCGATGCTGAACTCATCTGTGAATGGACCCGCCGCACCCCCTGGATCGTCACGGTTGAGGAAAACGCTCTTCAAGGCGGTTTCGGGAGCGCCATACTGGAATTGCTCTGTGATCGGCAGATCCCCTTTCGGAGGGTGATCCGACTGGGCATCGAAGATCACTTCGTCGAGCACGGCCCCCAGCCCATCCTCCGGGAACAGGAAGGCATCGATTCAAAGGCCATCGAACATGCCGTCAGGACATTGCTCCAAAACCGGAAATCCGAATAA
- a CDS encoding TlyA family RNA methyltransferase: MPSGHCSKTGNPNKRRIDLMLVEQGLAESRQRAQAMIMAGRVVVAGTVIDKPGCLIRTGDPIEIRGMEMPYVSRGGIKLAEALDRFGIDVTGKICLDIGASTGGFTDCLLQRGAARVYAVDVGYGQLAWKLRIDDRVIAIERTNIRQMPKESIPEPVHFASVDVSFISLRLVVPRLFDWLSNDSRIVVLIKPQFEVGKGLVGKGGVVRDESLHRRVIDELAVFFSDLGLTVVQWVASPILGPKGNREFLMELRHE; encoded by the coding sequence ATGCCGTCAGGACATTGCTCCAAAACCGGAAATCCGAATAAGCGCCGCATCGACCTGATGTTGGTGGAACAAGGGCTTGCCGAAAGCCGGCAGCGCGCGCAGGCCATGATCATGGCAGGCCGGGTGGTGGTTGCCGGAACCGTCATCGACAAGCCCGGGTGCCTGATCCGGACCGGCGATCCGATCGAAATCCGGGGGATGGAAATGCCTTATGTCAGCCGTGGCGGTATCAAGCTGGCCGAAGCTCTGGATCGTTTCGGCATCGATGTGACTGGCAAGATCTGTCTCGATATCGGTGCCTCGACGGGCGGCTTTACGGATTGCCTGCTGCAGCGCGGTGCGGCACGCGTCTATGCGGTCGATGTGGGCTATGGGCAACTGGCATGGAAATTGAGAATCGACGATCGCGTCATCGCCATCGAGCGGACCAATATCCGGCAAATGCCAAAAGAGTCCATCCCGGAACCCGTTCATTTTGCATCCGTCGACGTTTCTTTCATTTCCCTGCGGCTCGTTGTCCCCCGCTTGTTTGACTGGCTCTCGAACGACAGCCGGATCGTCGTTCTCATCAAGCCGCAGTTCGAAGTCGGCAAGGGCCTGGTCGGAAAAGGCGGTGTCGTTCGGGATGAATCCCTCCATCGGCGGGTCATCGATGAACTTGCCGTTTTTTTTTCGGATCTCGGACTTACCGTCGTTCAATGGGTTGCTTCACCGATCCTCGGCCCCAAAGGAAACCGGGAATTTCTGATGGAACTTCGTCATGAATGA
- a CDS encoding energy-coupling factor ABC transporter ATP-binding protein, whose product MNDIGGPIIEMRHVSYRFADGTIGLENVNLEINEGEVILFTGPNGAGKTTLFRHLIGLCLPQQGEVLVEGVSVSRNPRLARERIGLVFQDADCQIVGETVGGDVAFGPENLRLDRKEIELRVHQALAAVGLDGLAERRPHTLSGGEKRRLAIAGILAMEPRVLALDEPFANLDYPGIRSMCGILAKLIDSRRTVLISSHQVEALLPLLSRMILLQEGRCIADGHPMEIMCKAVAMGLIAPGCHTEMT is encoded by the coding sequence ATGAATGATATCGGGGGCCCGATCATCGAGATGCGCCATGTTTCCTACCGCTTTGCCGATGGTACGATCGGGCTCGAGAATGTGAATCTCGAAATCAACGAAGGTGAAGTCATTCTGTTCACCGGGCCAAATGGCGCGGGGAAGACGACGCTGTTCAGACACCTGATCGGGCTTTGCCTGCCCCAGCAGGGAGAAGTTTTGGTGGAAGGGGTCTCCGTGTCCCGAAATCCACGGCTGGCCAGGGAACGGATCGGCTTGGTTTTTCAGGATGCGGATTGCCAGATTGTCGGGGAAACCGTAGGAGGCGATGTGGCCTTCGGGCCCGAAAATCTCCGGCTGGACCGAAAGGAGATCGAGCTTCGGGTGCATCAGGCGCTTGCAGCCGTCGGCCTGGACGGACTTGCGGAACGTAGGCCGCATACACTCTCCGGTGGTGAAAAACGCAGGCTGGCCATTGCCGGAATTCTTGCCATGGAACCCAGGGTTCTTGCCCTCGACGAGCCTTTCGCCAATCTCGATTACCCCGGCATTCGCTCCATGTGCGGCATTCTGGCCAAGTTGATCGACAGCCGACGGACGGTGCTCATCTCCTCCCACCAGGTGGAAGCGCTTCTGCCCCTGCTGAGCCGCATGATCCTGTTGCAGGAAGGAAGATGCATAGCAGATGGACATCCAATGGAAATCATGTGCAAAGCTGTTGCAATGGGGCTGATCGCACCGGGTTGTCATACGGAAATGACTTGA
- a CDS encoding M20/M25/M40 family metallo-hydrolase, whose protein sequence is MIQERRLAETFLSLVQIDSVSRNEAAVCQEIEKRLQALGAETFIDDSAAKTGSDTGNLIARFSGTVDIPSILLSAHMDTVEPGCGIRPVFENGYFRSDGSTILGADDKSAIAILLEALSVIQEDRIPHGPIECVLTVCEEIGLLGAKFLDIAKIRSRIGYVLDATDTHGIITRAPGANKLTYIVHGKDAHAGAAPEKGINAIAVACKAIAAIKLGRIDHETTCNIGIIQGGLATNIVPNKVVVKGEVRSHDPNKLEDITKIMTSAFEHAVQNTQPTPEEGTVPKLEAHIESDFVRTNIPDDHPVVKLAMAAAAELNIPLVTKTTGGGADANVFFSHDIITGVLGTGMKDMHTVRESVSMADMVEATRLLLGILRLHANRSY, encoded by the coding sequence ATGATTCAAGAACGACGTCTGGCAGAAACCTTTCTTTCCCTGGTTCAGATCGACAGTGTATCCCGGAACGAGGCAGCCGTTTGTCAAGAAATCGAAAAACGGCTGCAGGCTCTCGGTGCTGAAACCTTTATTGATGATTCGGCAGCCAAGACGGGCAGCGACACCGGCAATTTGATCGCACGCTTTTCAGGGACGGTTGATATCCCTTCGATCCTGTTGAGCGCCCACATGGATACGGTGGAACCTGGATGCGGAATTCGACCGGTGTTTGAAAACGGGTACTTTCGCAGCGATGGCTCCACGATTCTTGGCGCGGATGATAAAAGCGCCATTGCCATTTTACTTGAAGCCCTGAGCGTGATTCAGGAAGACCGGATACCTCACGGCCCCATCGAATGTGTGCTGACCGTATGTGAAGAAATCGGACTTCTGGGTGCAAAATTTCTGGATATAGCCAAAATTCGCTCCAGAATCGGGTATGTGCTCGATGCGACCGATACCCATGGCATCATCACCAGAGCCCCAGGGGCCAACAAACTGACCTATATCGTTCATGGAAAAGACGCGCATGCGGGCGCCGCACCGGAAAAGGGGATCAACGCGATTGCCGTTGCCTGCAAGGCCATTGCCGCTATCAAGCTCGGCAGAATCGATCATGAAACGACATGCAATATCGGTATCATCCAGGGCGGATTGGCCACCAACATCGTGCCAAACAAGGTCGTCGTGAAAGGGGAGGTACGGAGCCACGATCCGAACAAACTCGAAGACATCACCAAAATCATGACATCGGCTTTCGAGCATGCCGTGCAAAACACCCAGCCGACTCCCGAAGAAGGTACGGTGCCAAAACTCGAGGCCCATATCGAAAGCGATTTCGTTCGAACCAACATACCGGATGACCATCCGGTCGTCAAACTGGCGATGGCGGCTGCCGCTGAGCTGAACATTCCGCTGGTAACCAAGACTACCGGAGGCGGCGCCGACGCCAACGTCTTTTTTTCACACGATATCATCACGGGCGTTCTGGGAACCGGCATGAAGGACATGCATACCGTTCGGGAATCGGTATCCATGGCAGACATGGTGGAGGCGACCCGGCTTCTGCTCGGTATTTTGCGGCTTCATGCGAATCGATCATATTGA
- a CDS encoding phosphatidylglycerophosphatase A family protein: MRIDHIEPVKRSSMKTITNPDYRKWIIWMASGGHCGFFPFAPGTVGSLAALPLAFGISFLPTTAAGVVLILFSVFSMWVADQAESISGCSDPGFIVIDEIAGMMFTLLGLPFDLGIAVAGFVLFRIMDIIKPFPIGYLESKIPGGAGIVIDDVLAGIVCNVLLRLITTIHPF; encoded by the coding sequence ATGCGAATCGATCATATTGAACCGGTAAAACGCTCTTCCATGAAGACGATCACCAATCCTGATTACCGCAAATGGATTATCTGGATGGCCAGCGGCGGGCATTGCGGATTTTTTCCGTTTGCACCCGGCACGGTCGGCTCGCTCGCGGCCCTTCCGCTGGCTTTTGGGATATCCTTTTTGCCGACAACAGCCGCCGGTGTCGTTCTGATCCTCTTTAGTGTTTTTTCGATGTGGGTGGCCGATCAGGCGGAGTCCATCTCTGGATGTTCCGATCCGGGCTTCATCGTGATCGATGAAATTGCAGGGATGATGTTTACCCTGCTCGGGCTTCCCTTTGATCTTGGCATCGCAGTTGCCGGGTTTGTTCTGTTTCGCATCATGGATATCATCAAACCCTTTCCGATCGGATATCTCGAATCGAAAATTCCGGGCGGAGCGGGGATCGTGATCGACGACGTGCTTGCCGGTATTGTTTGCAATGTGCTTTTGCGGCTCATAACCACTATTCATCCTTTTTGA
- the lepB gene encoding signal peptidase I, whose protein sequence is MNPKPQPKIKSRLRENVEAIIVAVVLAMFIRTFIVQAFKIPSGSMKETLQIGDHILVNKFIYGVKLPFVHYTLIPISNPRHHDIVVFEFPEDPEKDFIKRVVGLPGDVVEVRDKEVYVNGKLQQEPYAVHSDPHIIPPQLQPRDFFGPITVPPHSIFVMGDNRDHSYDSRYWGFVDLKAVKGKAFIIYWSWDKDRFNVRWSRLFHLLE, encoded by the coding sequence GTGAACCCAAAACCCCAACCCAAGATCAAAAGCAGGCTTCGTGAAAATGTCGAGGCAATCATTGTGGCCGTCGTTCTGGCCATGTTCATCCGCACGTTCATTGTGCAGGCATTCAAGATTCCTTCAGGCTCCATGAAGGAGACCCTTCAGATTGGCGATCATATCCTGGTGAACAAATTTATCTATGGCGTCAAGTTGCCTTTTGTCCACTACACGTTGATCCCCATTTCGAATCCCAGGCATCACGATATTGTCGTATTCGAGTTCCCGGAAGACCCCGAAAAGGATTTCATCAAGCGGGTGGTCGGGCTGCCGGGAGATGTCGTCGAAGTCCGGGACAAAGAGGTCTATGTCAACGGGAAACTGCAGCAGGAGCCGTATGCGGTTCACAGTGACCCCCACATCATCCCACCGCAACTGCAACCCCGCGATTTTTTTGGTCCGATCACGGTGCCGCCTCATTCCATCTTCGTGATGGGCGACAACCGTGATCACAGTTATGACAGCCGCTACTGGGGATTTGTGGATCTGAAGGCTGTCAAGGGAAAGGCATTCATCATTTACTGGTCCTGGGACAAGGATCGTTTCAACGTACGCTGGAGCCGGTTGTTTCATCTTCTGGAATGA